A single window of Ignavibacteriota bacterium DNA harbors:
- the trpB gene encoding tryptophan synthase subunit beta — protein MNYNYPNSDGKFGVFGGKYVPETLIYALDELEQTYNKLKIEEEFINALEDLQKNYNGRPTPLTFAERLTNHFGKGKIYLKREDLCHTGAHKLNNALGQILIAKHLGKKRIIAETGAGQHGVATATVCAKFGMECCVYMGEEDIERQKLNVFRMKMLGAKVIPVSSGSRTLKDATNEAIRDWIANVENTHYIIGSVVGPHPYPMLVRDFQSIIGKEAKQQILEKEKKLPDYVLACVGGGSNAMGIFYEFIENTETKLIGIEAGGYGINSNLHCATLTLGSEGIFHGMKTYLLQNEFGQISPVHSISAGLDYPGVGPEHSFLKDENRVKYYSITDEEALTATLKISEMEGILPALETAHAFAYLEYLMPQTKKDEIVILNVSGRGDKDLNTIIDKLGNKII, from the coding sequence ATGAATTACAATTACCCGAACAGCGATGGGAAGTTTGGTGTTTTTGGCGGAAAGTACGTGCCAGAAACTTTGATCTATGCATTAGATGAACTTGAGCAAACTTACAATAAATTGAAAATCGAAGAAGAATTTATAAATGCTCTGGAAGATCTGCAGAAAAATTATAACGGCAGACCAACTCCTTTAACATTTGCAGAAAGATTAACAAATCATTTTGGTAAAGGAAAAATATATTTAAAGAGAGAAGATTTATGCCACACCGGCGCTCATAAACTTAATAATGCACTTGGTCAAATATTAATTGCGAAACATTTGGGTAAAAAAAGAATTATTGCTGAAACTGGTGCCGGACAGCATGGAGTTGCAACAGCAACAGTTTGCGCGAAATTTGGAATGGAATGCTGTGTTTATATGGGCGAAGAAGATATTGAACGGCAAAAATTAAATGTGTTTAGAATGAAAATGTTGGGCGCAAAAGTTATTCCGGTTTCTTCAGGGAGTAGGACTTTAAAAGACGCTACAAATGAAGCAATAAGAGACTGGATAGCGAATGTTGAAAATACGCATTATATAATTGGATCAGTTGTAGGTCCTCATCCATATCCAATGCTGGTTAGAGATTTTCAGTCAATTATTGGAAAAGAAGCAAAACAGCAAATCTTAGAAAAAGAAAAGAAATTGCCCGATTATGTTTTAGCTTGTGTTGGCGGCGGTTCAAACGCAATGGGAATATTTTATGAATTTATTGAAAATACTGAAACAAAATTAATTGGAATTGAAGCCGGTGGTTATGGAATTAATTCCAATTTACACTGTGCTACATTGACTTTGGGCAGCGAAGGAATTTTTCACGGAATGAAAACATATTTGCTGCAAAATGAATTTGGTCAAATTTCACCCGTACATTCAATTTCTGCTGGATTGGATTATCCCGGCGTTGGTCCTGAACATAGTTTTCTAAAGGATGAAAATCGTGTTAAATATTATTCAATTACAGATGAAGAAGCTCTAACCGCAACATTGAAAATATCGGAAATGGAAGGAATTCTTCCTGCTTTAGAAACTGCGCATGCTTTTGCTTATTTGGAATATTTAATGCCGCAAACGAAAAAAGATGAAATTGTTATTTTGAATGTAAGCGGCAGAGGCGATAAAGATTTAAATACAATTATTGATAAATTAGGTAACAAAATTATATGA
- a CDS encoding phosphoribosylanthranilate isomerase codes for MKIKICGITNYEDAKLACDLGADAIGFIFYKKSKRSVDAEEVKNIISKLPAFILKVGVFVNERIDIVNQIMQDCKLNIAQLHGDENVEYLNEINFPVVKALRISNNYDYNILKQYLNFNILLDTFNNNEFGGTGTNFKWDTIPSDIKSKIILAGGIKEENLEEIFSNILPYAIDVSSSLEEYPGKKNKSKMLSFFKKYNKLNK; via the coding sequence ATGAAAATTAAAATATGCGGTATTACAAATTACGAAGACGCAAAACTTGCTTGTGATCTTGGCGCTGACGCAATCGGGTTTATATTTTATAAAAAAAGTAAAAGATCGGTTGACGCAGAAGAAGTAAAAAATATTATTTCTAAATTACCGGCATTTATTTTGAAAGTCGGGGTGTTTGTAAATGAGCGGATTGATATTGTTAATCAAATAATGCAGGACTGTAAATTAAATATTGCTCAGTTGCATGGTGATGAAAATGTGGAATATCTTAATGAAATTAATTTCCCGGTGGTTAAAGCCTTGAGAATTTCCAATAATTATGACTATAATATTTTAAAGCAGTATTTAAATTTTAACATTTTATTGGATACTTTTAACAATAACGAATTCGGCGGAACAGGTACAAATTTCAAATGGGACACAATTCCTTCAGACATTAAAAGTAAAATAATTTTAGCAGGTGGAATTAAAGAAGAAAATCTTGAAGAAATTTTTTCAAATATTTTGCCTTATGCTATTGACGTTTCATCTTCACTTGAAGAGTATCCAGGGAAAAAAAATAAAAGTAAAATGTTAAGTTTTTTTAAAAAATATAACAAACTAAATAAATAA
- a CDS encoding CotH kinase family protein has protein sequence MKIIYTFYLLVFVVSNLFPQKNDSWKVYDNSQIAIVNITIASNDLQFLYNNYNIDTAFTAALQFQNAFINDSVDSVGISIRGNTSRESFKKSFEIDFNKFKKGRKFYSLEELNLNGEHNDPSIARSKICWDFFNSIGMISTRASYASVYFNGNYYGLYISTEKIDENFVKNNYENNNGNLWKCLYGANLNYINDDPNSYKIESSDSRIYDLVTNKSEDDYSKLSEFIDFLNNSDYVTFKNELPQKINIQELLQYFAANVLLGNWDDYWSLSNNYFLYFEPSKNYFHIIPYDYDNSLGISWSNIDWATVNPYVFGKVVDGYRPLIERTLQIPEFRNLYSHILDHFSKIKEKTSLSEQSILQIKNQISPYAQNDNYRTLDYGFTYDDFDKSFFQQNFSKLHVKYSIQEFLNKRLTNISNQINFVDSDPIVYSLDVFPQYLSFSDSININCSAFSTKGIKSVNVVLRNKNAVEIIKNELNYLPEITSIEIQKNDLWKGSISNVPKGFSGTLSIFVEDNSGKVIEYPSGGLEIISAGEVSNELTINEIMCTNTSSIKDNFDENEDWMELYNPQDTAINLTGKYLTDKKDNLVKWQFGENIKIEPKSYLLVWCDEDGSQGDLHANFKLSSSGEFTAIVDTDGVTIIDSVTIPALPENESFARDNNSGEWYITNSTTPGASNIITNIKSNELIKNKFSLSAYPNPFNPVTKINYEISEESNVKISVYNNIGKEITTLFNSKQKPGNYNIEWNAKDYASSVYFIKVQSGKYFKTLKVILIK, from the coding sequence ATGAAAATTATATACACTTTTTATTTACTGGTTTTTGTTGTAAGTAATTTATTTCCGCAAAAAAATGATAGTTGGAAAGTTTATGATAATTCTCAAATTGCGATTGTCAATATAACTATAGCCTCTAATGATTTACAATTTTTGTACAATAATTATAATATTGATACCGCGTTTACAGCTGCACTTCAATTCCAAAATGCATTTATAAATGACTCAGTTGATTCTGTGGGAATTAGTATTAGAGGCAATACTTCGCGCGAATCATTTAAGAAATCTTTTGAAATTGATTTTAATAAATTTAAAAAAGGAAGGAAATTTTACTCTCTTGAAGAACTAAATTTAAATGGTGAACATAATGATCCTTCAATTGCAAGAAGTAAAATTTGTTGGGATTTTTTTAACTCAATAGGAATGATTTCTACAAGAGCATCCTATGCATCAGTATATTTTAATGGAAATTATTACGGTTTATATATTTCAACTGAAAAAATTGATGAAAATTTTGTTAAAAATAATTATGAAAACAATAACGGAAATTTGTGGAAGTGTCTTTACGGCGCAAATTTAAACTATATAAATGATGATCCAAATAGTTATAAAATAGAATCTTCGGATTCTAGAATTTATGATTTAGTTACAAACAAATCAGAAGATGATTATTCAAAATTATCAGAGTTTATTGATTTTCTTAATAATTCAGATTATGTAACATTTAAAAATGAACTTCCTCAAAAAATTAATATTCAGGAATTGCTTCAATATTTTGCGGCAAATGTTTTACTTGGCAATTGGGATGATTATTGGTCGCTTTCAAATAATTATTTTCTGTATTTTGAACCATCGAAAAATTATTTTCATATTATTCCATATGATTATGATAATTCACTTGGCATCAGTTGGAGTAATATTGATTGGGCTACAGTAAATCCATATGTATTTGGTAAAGTTGTTGATGGTTATAGACCTTTAATTGAAAGAACCTTACAAATTCCGGAATTTAGAAATTTATATTCACACATTTTAGACCATTTTTCAAAAATCAAAGAAAAAACTTCTTTATCTGAACAAAGTATTCTGCAGATAAAAAATCAAATTTCACCATATGCGCAAAATGATAATTATAGAACATTAGATTATGGTTTTACTTATGATGATTTTGATAAATCCTTCTTTCAACAAAATTTTTCAAAATTACATGTTAAATATTCTATACAAGAATTTTTAAATAAAAGATTAACTAATATTTCAAACCAAATAAATTTTGTTGATTCTGATCCAATTGTTTATTCACTTGATGTTTTTCCTCAATATTTATCTTTTAGTGATTCTATTAATATAAATTGTTCGGCATTTAGTACTAAAGGTATTAAAAGTGTTAATGTAGTATTGAGAAATAAAAACGCGGTAGAAATAATTAAAAATGAATTAAATTATTTACCTGAGATTACATCTATTGAAATACAAAAAAACGATTTGTGGAAAGGTTCTATAAGTAATGTTCCCAAAGGTTTTTCCGGTACTTTAAGCATTTTTGTTGAAGATAACAGCGGAAAAGTTATTGAATATCCTTCTGGTGGACTTGAGATTATTTCTGCCGGTGAAGTATCCAATGAATTAACAATTAATGAAATAATGTGTACAAACACATCCTCGATAAAAGATAATTTTGACGAAAACGAAGATTGGATGGAACTATATAATCCTCAAGATACCGCTATTAACTTAACCGGTAAATATCTTACGGATAAAAAAGATAATTTAGTAAAATGGCAATTCGGGGAAAACATTAAAATAGAACCTAAAAGTTATTTATTAGTTTGGTGCGATGAAGATGGAAGTCAAGGTGATTTACACGCTAACTTTAAACTAAGTTCAAGTGGAGAATTTACAGCAATTGTTGATACCGATGGAGTTACAATAATTGATTCGGTTACAATTCCTGCACTTCCGGAAAATGAGTCATTCGCAAGAGATAATAATTCAGGCGAATGGTATATAACAAATTCAACAACGCCTGGCGCATCTAATATAATAACAAATATAAAATCAAATGAATTAATTAAAAACAAATTTAGTTTATCCGCATATCCTAATCCATTTAATCCGGTTACAAAAATAAATTATGAAATTTCTGAAGAATCTAATGTAAAAATTTCGGTTTATAATAATATTGGAAAAGAAATTACAACATTATTTAATTCAAAACAAAAACCGGGAAATTATAATATCGAATGGAACGCAAAAGATTACGCAAGCAGTGTGTATTTTATAAAAGTTCAAAGCGGAAAATACTTTAAGACTTTAAAGGTGATTCTGATTAAATAA
- a CDS encoding polyphosphate polymerase domain-containing protein, with the protein MRLEYKFLVKNNMLEKLRNRLLPFVELDPFIKGTTDNEYTVRSIYFDSSNYDYYHEKIEGIKIRKKLRIRSYDTQADNNLVFLEIKNKYDNFIDKNRAPLLYHDLKNLLETKSVETYTLTNNGYANSINDGKKFFHHIYKSGLKPIILIVYDREAFFSKFDNNLRITFDKNIRFFEYPKIENLYRDEELEIAIPNDFVLEVKFNNGYPKWLQDIIIEFNLIRRSVSKYTICIDSSKIINPARKNLHVSNFSFFDEPQEGIF; encoded by the coding sequence ATGCGTTTAGAATATAAATTTTTGGTTAAAAACAATATGTTGGAAAAATTAAGGAATAGATTATTACCTTTTGTTGAACTGGACCCTTTTATAAAAGGTACGACAGATAATGAATATACTGTTAGGAGTATTTATTTTGATTCTTCAAACTACGATTATTATCATGAAAAAATTGAAGGAATTAAAATTAGGAAAAAATTAAGAATAAGAAGTTACGACACCCAAGCCGATAACAATTTGGTTTTTTTAGAAATTAAAAATAAGTACGATAATTTTATAGATAAAAATCGTGCGCCATTGTTATATCATGATTTGAAAAATCTTTTGGAAACAAAATCTGTAGAAACTTATACGCTTACAAATAATGGATATGCGAATTCGATAAATGATGGAAAGAAATTCTTTCATCATATTTACAAAAGCGGTTTAAAACCGATTATTTTAATAGTATATGATCGTGAAGCATTCTTTTCTAAATTCGACAATAATTTAAGAATTACGTTCGATAAAAATATCAGATTTTTCGAATATCCTAAAATAGAGAATCTTTATAGAGATGAAGAATTGGAAATTGCAATTCCAAATGATTTTGTACTAGAAGTTAAATTTAATAACGGTTATCCTAAATGGCTCCAGGATATTATTATTGAATTTAATTTAATAAGGCGATCTGTATCAAAGTATACAATATGCATTGATTCTTCTAAAATTATTAATCCAGCAAGAAAGAATTTACATGTTTCCAATTTTTCTTTTTTTGATGAACCCCAAGAAGGAATTTTTTAA
- the trpD gene encoding anthranilate phosphoribosyltransferase yields the protein MKEQLEKVIAGESLSFNEAHQVMYSIMSGNENNSKIASLLTALKIKGETSEEVAGFVKAMREKVIPIKYNNDKVIDVCGTGGDSSGTFNISTAVSFVVAGAGVGVAKHGNRSISSKSGSSDVLHELGVDVQLNPELSEKALNEIGIAFLFAPLYHPAMKHVAPIRKELEFRSIFNILGPLTNPAGVKRQMIGTFSDKTAQLMSEAIKLLEMEKVTFLCTKNSYDEITLTDTTKVFEVNQDNSMYFYSLTNENFDFPKIELTQIQGGNAKENAEIIYNIFLNKNNGPAYDVVVANAALALKTSGISDNLSECKSIAEESIKSGETLKKLNQLKEFGEKHK from the coding sequence ATGAAAGAACAATTAGAAAAAGTAATAGCTGGAGAAAGTTTATCATTTAATGAAGCTCATCAAGTTATGTATTCAATAATGAGCGGGAACGAAAACAATTCGAAAATCGCATCATTACTTACTGCACTTAAAATTAAGGGGGAAACTTCTGAAGAAGTTGCCGGATTTGTTAAAGCAATGCGCGAAAAAGTTATTCCTATAAAATATAATAATGATAAAGTAATAGATGTTTGCGGTACCGGCGGCGATAGTTCGGGGACTTTCAACATTTCGACGGCTGTTTCTTTTGTTGTTGCAGGAGCCGGTGTTGGTGTTGCCAAGCACGGGAATCGTTCAATCTCAAGTAAAAGCGGAAGTTCAGATGTTTTACATGAATTAGGTGTAGATGTTCAGCTGAATCCTGAACTTTCTGAAAAAGCATTAAATGAAATAGGAATTGCTTTTTTGTTTGCGCCTCTTTATCATCCGGCAATGAAACACGTTGCACCGATCAGAAAGGAATTAGAATTCAGATCAATTTTTAATATTCTTGGTCCGCTAACAAATCCAGCCGGTGTAAAGCGACAAATGATAGGAACATTTAGTGATAAAACTGCTCAATTAATGAGCGAAGCAATAAAGCTTTTGGAAATGGAAAAAGTTACTTTTCTCTGCACAAAAAATTCATATGATGAAATTACTTTAACAGATACGACAAAAGTTTTTGAAGTAAATCAAGATAATTCAATGTATTTCTATTCGTTAACGAATGAGAATTTTGATTTCCCCAAAATTGAATTGACTCAAATCCAAGGCGGTAATGCAAAAGAAAATGCCGAAATAATTTATAATATATTTTTAAACAAAAATAACGGACCGGCATACGATGTTGTAGTTGCCAATGCTGCATTGGCGTTAAAGACATCCGGAATATCTGATAATTTGAGTGAATGTAAATCAATCGCCGAGGAATCAATAAAATCAGGCGAAACATTAAAGAAGTTAAACCAATTGAAAGAATTCGGTGAAAAACACAAATGA
- the trpC gene encoding indole-3-glycerol phosphate synthase TrpC translates to MTILNEIISVKKDEVKNLKKNFTLSRFKDSEHFGKPNLSLFNSLNNKERISIIAEIKKASPSKGIIREDFDHFEIADIYMNVGVDAISILTDKNFFKGNITYLNDIAKIKTVPLLRKDFIIDEYQILEAKANGADAILLISEALSKNQISELTFAAKENNLEVLLELHSKEEIEKIDFSQNKIIGINNRDLNTFKVDLETTKNIGAHIPLENILVSESGISTKNSINFVKSTKAKAVLVGEHFMKAADIKNELRIFKDLCFYEN, encoded by the coding sequence ATGACAATTTTAAATGAAATAATTTCTGTAAAAAAAGATGAAGTAAAAAATTTAAAGAAGAACTTTACTTTAAGCAGATTTAAAGATTCTGAGCATTTTGGTAAACCCAATTTAAGTTTATTTAATTCATTAAATAATAAAGAAAGAATTTCAATTATTGCGGAAATTAAAAAAGCCAGTCCTTCAAAAGGTATTATTAGAGAAGATTTTGATCACTTTGAAATTGCGGATATTTATATGAATGTTGGTGTTGACGCTATTTCAATTCTGACTGATAAAAATTTCTTTAAAGGTAATATTACCTATTTAAATGACATTGCGAAAATCAAAACAGTCCCTTTACTAAGGAAAGATTTTATTATTGACGAGTATCAGATACTTGAAGCCAAAGCAAACGGTGCGGACGCAATTTTATTAATCTCCGAAGCGCTATCTAAAAATCAAATTAGTGAATTAACTTTCGCCGCCAAAGAAAATAATCTTGAAGTTCTTTTAGAATTGCATTCTAAAGAAGAAATTGAAAAAATCGATTTTTCTCAAAATAAAATTATTGGTATAAATAACAGAGATTTAAATACTTTTAAAGTTGATTTAGAAACAACGAAAAATATTGGGGCTCATATTCCTTTGGAAAACATATTAGTTTCTGAAAGTGGAATTTCGACAAAGAATAGTATCAATTTTGTGAAATCAACAAAAGCAAAAGCAGTATTAGTCGGCGAGCATTTTATGAAAGCAGCGGATATAAAGAATGAATTAAGAATATTTAAAGACCTTTGTTTTTATGAAAATTAA
- a CDS encoding DUF481 domain-containing protein, with the protein MNKLTAIAVLIFISTTFAQVNIEKYNNLNTSVKSIKKVTFNFSAKTGNTDIQELGIDARLNYKGENYYSIIVGQGSYGWKNGTQYSNNALLHFRYLHELYKFYYPEFFSQINYDKSRLLQLRTLVGAGLRFSIISDSISNLNYGASYMFEYEKLDLPKYSEHLNKTNDHRWNNYLSYSNIISSNSRVSFAVYYQPRFDKFNDFRILSENYIGVEISETLVLSLSFNFRYDSLPPDKIKNLDTVTITGITVNL; encoded by the coding sequence ATGAATAAATTAACAGCTATTGCCGTTTTAATATTTATATCAACAACATTTGCTCAAGTTAATATTGAGAAATACAATAATCTAAATACTTCTGTGAAAAGTATAAAAAAGGTTACTTTTAATTTTTCGGCAAAAACCGGAAATACAGATATTCAAGAATTGGGAATTGACGCAAGATTAAATTACAAAGGTGAAAATTATTATTCAATTATTGTTGGGCAAGGCTCTTACGGATGGAAAAACGGAACACAATATTCAAATAATGCGTTATTGCATTTCAGATATTTGCATGAATTATACAAATTTTATTATCCCGAATTTTTCAGTCAAATTAATTATGATAAATCGCGTCTGCTTCAACTAAGGACTTTAGTCGGGGCAGGATTAAGATTTTCGATAATTTCTGATTCTATTTCTAACTTAAACTATGGGGCTTCATACATGTTTGAATATGAAAAACTTGATTTGCCAAAATATTCTGAACATCTAAACAAAACTAATGATCACAGATGGAATAATTATCTTAGTTATTCAAATATTATTTCCAGCAATTCAAGAGTTTCATTCGCCGTTTATTATCAGCCAAGATTCGATAAATTTAATGATTTCCGAATATTATCAGAAAATTATATTGGTGTTGAGATTTCCGAAACGCTTGTTCTTTCTTTAAGTTTCAATTTTAGATATGACAGCCTTCCGCCGGATAAAATTAAAAATCTGGATACCGTTACTATAACCGGAATAACTGTAAATCTTTAA
- a CDS encoding VOC family protein, translating into MIILLISCSNEKNVKVSKSEQISETEKIKTEKVILNKTADSLNKKIESLNTQKSKLNDSLIFYNNINSIIKNSFADHVIIGNESLEKISDFFKKLGFSIKKGKLHKIGLTNNFIEFADNSELELVEIKNPSENFTKEYDKLISEKKYGLQFAIRVNEIEKLKNSFEKLNTIFTEIQKYTDFSTLSGNKINTELPIFFIQFEKLNNSIINHPNKVKGIYSVWFETKNIKKTAGQLVDLGFEPIGNYVIPTFSKKTVEFKNNNFSIILIESDKYEITGLSLITNKNIELMKIIDKNFDKTFTNKIITKPKSVFLPKEITKSVWLEFSEK; encoded by the coding sequence TTGATTATTTTGCTAATTAGCTGCAGTAATGAAAAAAACGTTAAGGTTTCCAAATCGGAACAGATATCCGAAACCGAAAAAATCAAAACGGAAAAAGTAATATTAAACAAAACAGCGGATAGCTTAAATAAAAAAATCGAATCCTTAAATACCCAAAAATCTAAGTTGAACGATTCGTTAATTTTTTACAATAATATAAATTCAATTATTAAAAATTCTTTTGCGGATCATGTAATAATTGGAAATGAAAGCCTTGAGAAAATATCAGATTTTTTTAAAAAACTTGGTTTTTCTATAAAAAAAGGAAAATTACATAAAATTGGCTTAACAAATAATTTTATTGAATTTGCTGATAATTCCGAATTGGAACTTGTTGAAATTAAAAACCCGTCTGAAAATTTCACAAAGGAATATGATAAATTAATATCTGAAAAAAAATACGGTTTACAATTTGCAATTCGTGTAAATGAAATTGAAAAGTTGAAAAACAGTTTTGAAAAATTAAATACAATCTTTACCGAAATTCAGAAATACACCGATTTTTCTACATTATCCGGAAATAAAATAAATACAGAACTGCCTATATTTTTTATACAATTTGAAAAGTTGAATAACTCAATTATAAATCACCCAAACAAAGTAAAAGGAATTTATTCGGTTTGGTTTGAAACAAAAAATATAAAAAAAACCGCAGGTCAGTTAGTTGATTTGGGATTTGAACCGATTGGAAATTATGTTATTCCAACATTTTCAAAAAAAACGGTCGAATTTAAAAATAATAATTTCAGTATTATACTTATAGAATCAGACAAATATGAAATTACCGGATTAAGTTTAATAACCAATAAAAATATAGAATTGATGAAAATAATAGATAAAAATTTTGATAAGACATTTACCAATAAAATTATTACGAAACCAAAAAGTGTTTTTCTTCCAAAGGAAATTACAAAATCCGTATGGTTGGAATTTTCCGAAAAGTAA
- a CDS encoding tryptophan synthase subunit alpha, producing MSRIRERITSLNEKNEKALTIFLTAGFPNIENFVELALSIEKAGADILEIGLPFGDSLADGPVIQSSYTVALKNNVNLLTTFNLISEIRKKSDIPIVIMSSSNPVLAFGKKKFVQYCINAKVDGIIIPDIPLEEYDDFYKNEFKEIDKILLTTPTSSQKRISAIDNKSSGFVYCVSVVGTTGVREKFDNYVFENLKRTYSIVKNNKMQIGFGISTAEDVKKFSPFCDGVIVGSAIVRTLSNDDKNFTKTIELVKELKRAAKS from the coding sequence ATGAGCAGAATAAGAGAAAGAATAACTTCCTTAAATGAAAAAAATGAAAAGGCGTTAACAATATTTTTAACTGCCGGATTTCCCAATATAGAAAATTTTGTTGAATTGGCTCTAAGCATTGAAAAAGCGGGAGCTGATATTCTTGAAATTGGTTTACCTTTCGGAGATTCTCTTGCCGATGGTCCGGTAATTCAGTCTTCGTATACGGTTGCTTTAAAGAACAATGTAAATTTGCTAACAACTTTCAATTTAATCTCAGAGATCAGAAAAAAATCCGATATTCCAATTGTAATTATGAGTTCAAGCAATCCTGTATTGGCGTTCGGAAAAAAGAAATTTGTTCAATATTGCATAAATGCAAAAGTAGACGGAATTATTATTCCCGATATACCTCTTGAGGAATATGACGATTTTTATAAAAACGAATTTAAAGAAATTGATAAAATTTTATTAACAACGCCTACTTCAAGTCAAAAGAGAATTTCAGCAATTGATAATAAAAGCAGCGGATTTGTTTATTGCGTAAGCGTAGTAGGAACAACCGGTGTGCGTGAAAAGTTTGACAACTATGTTTTTGAAAATCTTAAAAGAACTTATTCAATTGTAAAGAACAATAAAATGCAAATAGGCTTTGGAATATCTACAGCTGAAGATGTAAAGAAATTTTCGCCGTTTTGCGATGGCGTAATTGTCGGAAGTGCAATTGTTAGAACATTATCAAACGATGATAAAAATTTTACTAAAACAATTGAATTAGTTAAAGAATTAAAAAGAGCAGCAAAAAGTTAA
- a CDS encoding aminodeoxychorismate/anthranilate synthase component II — protein sequence MKILVIDNYDSFTYNLVQLVGKFTNNIIVKRNDEITIEEIIKLNPNKIIISPGPGRPEDSNVSLDVIRELGKTIPVLGVCLGHQGIGYCFGSKITNAPKLMHGKISKVLHDGKTIYKNVPQNFNAGRYHSLVIDRKSISDDLEITSFTDEDIIMGVRHKKYPIEGIQFHPESILTPDGEKLIKNWLEL from the coding sequence ATGAAAATCTTAGTAATAGATAATTACGATTCTTTTACATATAATCTTGTTCAGCTTGTAGGAAAATTTACGAACAATATAATTGTTAAAAGAAATGATGAAATTACTATTGAAGAAATTATAAAATTAAATCCAAATAAAATTATAATTTCACCTGGTCCGGGTAGACCGGAAGATTCCAATGTTTCGCTTGATGTAATTCGTGAACTTGGAAAAACCATACCGGTATTAGGTGTTTGTCTCGGTCACCAAGGAATTGGATATTGTTTTGGATCAAAAATTACAAACGCGCCAAAACTCATGCATGGAAAAATTTCAAAAGTTTTACATGATGGCAAAACGATCTATAAAAATGTACCGCAGAATTTTAATGCAGGCAGATATCATTCACTTGTAATTGACCGAAAGTCAATTTCAGATGACTTGGAAATTACATCATTTACAGATGAAGATATAATAATGGGTGTACGTCATAAAAAATATCCAATTGAAGGAATTCAATTTCATCCCGAATCAATATTAACACCCGATGGTGAAAAATTAATTAAAAATTGGTTGGAGTTATGA
- a CDS encoding DUF4956 domain-containing protein, protein MTQDFKNILNVSFTLHDAIMNLIFALIAGIIISVFYRKSYSGPGYQASYVNSLILLVIITSIVIMVIGNNLARAFGLVGAMSIIRFRTAVKETMDIMFIFFALAVGMAVGVGLYFLAIFSAIFIGLISLVLSKSKFSTPIKSDLLLQFTFNSIGNESSPYSSLINEYCRTSKLINAKAVGNEETLELSFYVGFKSKEKTTEFVQKLRKVKGVQNVNLFYDEEYF, encoded by the coding sequence ATGACTCAAGATTTTAAAAATATCCTGAATGTATCGTTTACACTTCATGATGCAATTATGAATTTGATTTTTGCTTTAATAGCTGGAATTATAATTTCTGTTTTTTATAGAAAATCTTACAGTGGCCCCGGTTACCAAGCATCTTATGTTAACTCGTTAATTCTTCTTGTTATTATTACGTCAATTGTAATTATGGTTATCGGAAATAATTTGGCAAGGGCATTTGGATTGGTTGGTGCAATGTCAATTATAAGATTCAGAACCGCAGTAAAAGAAACAATGGATATTATGTTTATATTTTTTGCTCTCGCTGTTGGTATGGCTGTTGGCGTTGGTCTATATTTTCTCGCAATTTTCAGCGCAATTTTTATCGGACTAATTTCATTGGTGCTTTCCAAATCAAAATTTTCAACTCCAATAAAAAGCGATTTACTACTGCAGTTTACATTTAATTCAATTGGAAATGAGTCCTCACCATATAGTTCTTTAATAAACGAATACTGCAGAACAAGTAAATTGATTAATGCAAAAGCCGTTGGAAATGAAGAAACTCTTGAGCTTTCATTTTATGTTGGATTTAAGAGCAAAGAAAAGACAACTGAATTTGTGCAAAAATTAAGAAAAGTTAAAGGCGTACAAAACGTAAACCTTTTTTATGATGAAGAATATTTTTAG